The Erigeron canadensis isolate Cc75 chromosome 1, C_canadensis_v1, whole genome shotgun sequence genome segment GTATAAGCAGTTCTAACATATGGAGAAGTAGCGGCAGAGATATTTTTTCAAGATCTTCAGtggaagaagatgatgaagaagcatTAAAATGGGCTGCCATAGAGAAATTACCAACACATCTTCGCTTAGAAAGAGGCATATTAACTGAAGAAAAAGGGCAACCAAGAGAAATTGATATCAAGAATCTTGATTTGGTCGAAAAAAGGAATCTTTTGGAGAGGCTTGTGAAAATCACAGAGGAAGATAACGAGAAGTTCTTGTTAAAGCTTAAAGATCGCATTGACCGGTAATCTAAGCTTAGTATCATCATCATGCATCGTTTCttgtaactttttataaatatatatttctccTGACATTTGGATAAACACAGGGTTGGGCTTGAACTTCCAACAATTGAGGTCCGTTATGAACATTTGAACATTGATGCAGAAGTATACCTTGGTGGCCGGGCCCTGCCTACCGTATTTAACTTTGTGGTCAATATTCTACAGGTGGTTATATTGTCCGTTTAATCTGAACGTATAAAACTTTTACAGCTTCATTCAAAGTTCACTGCAAACTAATCTTTTCTTCCTCTCCAGGGATTAATAAACAATCTGCATATTCTACCCAATAGAAAGATCCCATTACCAATTCTTCATGATGTCAGTGGTATCATCAAGCCGGGGAGGTGAGAATCTATATAACaagttttgaaattaaaaaactaatctATAACACCTAGTGTCACAGAGAATCGTATAAAAACATATGGTTTATGCAGAATGACATTGCTATTGGGCCCACCAAACTCAGGAAAAACAACACTCCTTCTGGCTTTGGCTGGAAAACTtgggaaagatttgaaagtaaGCGAACATTTTCGGCTTGTGAATTACCTATAAATGAAGTGTTGTTTATGAACTCTTTTGGTAATTTGATCATCAATTTTGCAAAAATGCCAGAAATAACATACTAACTCtgccttttttttaaaaaaaaaaaaaactaactcaGTAACTTGCAAGAGTCAATGGTGTTGAATTAATTTGTGGACACAATTGTCTACAGGTATCAGGTAGAGTAACCTACAATGGGCATGAAATGAAAGAGTTTGTGCCCCAACGATCATCTGCGTATATAAGTCAACATGACCTTCATATTGGAGAAATGACGGTCAGAGAAACATTAGCTTTCTCTGCCAGATGTCAAGGAGTCGGATCAAGTTATGGTCAGTAACACAACTACAAACATCtaacatacatatgtatatatgcacCATATGCATATAGTCACGCATTACAAATTTGACCAACCTGGCACATGACTTCAAAAATTTTGCAGAAATGTTGGCAGAATTGTCAAGGAGAGAAAAGGATGCAAACATTAAACCGGATCCTGATCTTGACATCTACATGAAGGTGAAGAAGGAAACAATCattaataaagataaatatattcCATTTGGACCTAATAaattcgtaaaaaaaaaaatttgtttttaattctGCAGGCAGCATCACTAGAAGGACAAGAGGCTAGTGTTGTAACTGAATATATTATTAAGGTACAAAAATTAGCCAGTGTTGGATATGAATTAAGTTCAAGGAAGGCATCGATATATATTTCTGATTATAATCTTTTCATATGAAGATTTTAGGCCTTGAAGTCTGCGCCGATACCGTAGTAGGCGATGAAATGTTCAGGGGTATCTCTGGAGGACAAAAAAAGCGAGTCACAACAGGTACACATTATATAAAGATAATCAAAAGTGTTAAAAACTGGATAACAAAATGATGATTATTTCTTATTTGGTAAAACTGAAATGCAGGGGAAATGATGGTTGGACCAGCAAGAGCTTTGTTCATGGATGAAATATCAACTGGATTGGACAGTTCAACAACTTTTCAAATAGTGAATTCGATTAGGCAATCAATCCATATTCTTCAAGGAACTTCTGTAATATCACTCCTCCAGCCCGCACCAGAGACTTATGACCTATTTGATGATATCATCCTTCTTTCGGATGGACAAATTGTTTACCAAGGTCCCCGGGAAAATGTTTTAGAGTTTTTCGAGTATATGGGATTCAAATGTCCCGAAAGGAAAGGTGTTGCAGACTTCTTACAAGAGGTAATTAAACCTTTTAGTGTATATTAACTTgagtttttttgaaaaacaatagTATTGATTTCACCTCATGCTTGATTATCATAGGTGACATCAAAGAAAGATCAAGAGCAATACTGGACAAAAAGAGATGAGGCTTACATTTTTGTCACTTCAAGAGAATTTGCAGAGGCATTCCAGTCATTTCACATCGGAAGAAGGATAGGGGATGAACTTGCTACTCCATTTGATAGATCAAAAAGCCACTCTGCTGCTTTAACGACAAAGAAATATGGTGTCAGCAAAAAGGAATTATTCAAAGCTTGCATATCGAGAGAATACTTGCTTATGAAAAGAAACTCATTTGTCTATACATTCAAGATGACACAGCTCATTTTGATGGCCTCTATTACAATGACCCTATTTCTAAGGACTGAAATGCCAAAAGATACTTTTATTGATGGTACGATTTTCATGGGTGCTTTATTTTTTGCATTAGTCACAATCACATTCAATGGTTTCTCAGAGCTATCTTTGAGCATTCTAAAACTTCCTGTGTTCTACAAGCAAAGAGATCTTCTGTTTTTTCCTGCTTGGGCTTACTCTATACCGACATGGGTTCTAAAGATCCCGGTCACAGTCGTTGAGGTTGCCACTTGGGTAATTATGACTTATTATGTCATAGGATTCGATTCAGATCCCGCAAGGTAATGATGATTAATAAATGAAACAAATGGTTAATTCTTCATTTCTACTCTATTTCATATGATGCATGTATCTGAtaattgattttctttttataccttTCTGTAGGTTCTTCAAACAAATGTTTTTGCTCATATGCATTCACCAGATGTCTTCTGCTCTATTTCGTTTTATAGCATCATTAGGAAGAAATATTATCGTTGCCAACACATTTGGCTCATTTGGATTACTAACTATATTTGTGCTTGGTGGATTCATCTTGGCACGaggtaatatatatacataatgtcACGGTCATCTATCTTCTATATTGTTCAAGAACTTGTACAGATAAGAGAAATATTACACAATGTACTTACCATTCGAAATCCATTTTCCACCGCAGATGACATAAAAGGTTGGTGGATATGGTGTTATTGGTTTTCACCTATGATGTACGGACAGAACGGCTTGGCTGTCAATGAATTCCTTGGAGAGAGTTGGAGAAAGGTAAGCATCATTCAAACTAACACAATGTGGATGACATTATTAATCAAGTGAAGATATATCATTTAACATGATAGTTATTTTGTAGATTTCTCCCAACTCTACAGAAACAATTGGTGTTTTGGTCCTGAAGTCTCGTGGAATTTTCCCGGAAGCATATTGGTATTGGATAGCTGTAGCTGCTTCAATTGGTTATATGTTTCTATTTAATATC includes the following:
- the LOC122599032 gene encoding pleiotropic drug resistance protein 1-like isoform X3 → MEGGDVFRVSSARISSSNIWRSSGRDIFSRSSVEEDDEEALKWAAIEKLPTHLRLERGILTEEKGQPREIDIKNLDLVEKRNLLERLVKITEEDNEKFLLKLKDRIDRVGLELPTIEVRYEHLNIDAEVYLGGRALPTVFNFVVNILQGLINNLHILPNRKIPLPILHDVSGIIKPGRMTLLLGPPNSGKTTLLLALAGKLGKDLKVSGRVTYNGHEMKEFVPQRSSAYISQHDLHIGEMTVRETLAFSARCQGVGSSYEMLAELSRREKDANIKPDPDLDIYMKAASLEGQEASVVTEYIIKILGLEVCADTVVGDEMFRGISGGQKKRVTTGEMMVGPARALFMDEISTGLDSSTTFQIVNSIRQSIHILQGTSVISLLQPAPETYDLFDDIILLSDGQIVYQGPRENVLEFFEYMGFKCPERKGVADFLQEVTSKKDQEQYWTKRDEAYIFVTSREFAEAFQSFHIGRRIGDELATPFDRSKSHSAALTTKKYGVSKKELFKACISREYLLMKRNSFVYTFKMTQLILMASITMTLFLRTEMPKDTFIDGTIFMGALFFALVTITFNGFSELSLSILKLPVFYKQRDLLFFPAWAYSIPTWVLKIPVTVVEVATWVIMTYYVIGFDSDPARFFKQMFLLICIHQMSSALFRFIASLGRNIIVANTFGSFGLLTIFVLGGFILARDDIKGWWIWCYWFSPMMYGQNGLAVNEFLGESWRKISPNSTETIGVLVLKSRGIFPEAYWYWIAVAASIGYMFLFNICFTLALEYLNPFGSPQAVLSEESMAARQAMKMGHSTELSARLPSAGDIKKRGMVLPFVPLSIAFDDIRYAVDMPQEMKAQVVAQDRLELLKGVSGAFRPGVLTALMGISGAGKTTLMDVLAGRKTGGYIDGRITISGYPKKQETFARVAGYCEQTDIHSPHVTVSESLQYSAWLRLPPEVDSATRQMFVEEVMELVELVPLREALVGLPGVNGLSTEQRKRLTIAVELVANPSIIFMDEPTSGLDARAAAIVMRTVRNTVDTGRTVVCTIHQPSIDIFDAFDELFLLKRGGEEIYVGPLGRLSSHLIKYFEEINGVQKIKDGYNPATWMLEVTSAAQETTLGVDFAELYKNSELYKRNKDLVKESSKPIPGSSDIEFRTQYSQSFWTQCMACLWKQNWSYWRNPQYTAVRFLFTTFIALMFGTIFWDMGSKRRNQQDLFNAMGSMYAAILFIGVQNATSVQPVVSIERTVFYRERAAGMYSALPYAFGQVMIEIPYIFVQTIVYGLIVYGMIGFEWTAVKFLWFLFFMYFTFLYFTFYGMMTVAVTPNHNFAAIISSAFYAIWNLFSGFIVPRTRIPIWWRWYYYICPIAWTLYGLVASQFGDITDRLDTGETVADFVHDFFGFEFDFVKYVAVIIVGFTVLFGFIFAYSIKAFNFQKR
- the LOC122599032 gene encoding pleiotropic drug resistance protein 1-like isoform X9 codes for the protein MEGGDVFRVSSARISSSNIWRSSGRDIFSRSSVEEDDEEALKWAAIEKLPTHLRLERGILTEEKGQPREIDIKNLDLVEKRNLLERLVKITEEDNEKFLLKLKDRIDRVGLELPTIEVRYEHLNIDAEVYLGGRALPTVFNFVVNILQGLINNLHILPNRKIPLPILHDVSGIIKPGRMTLLLGPPNSGKTTLLLALAGKLGKDLKVSGRVTYNGHEMKEFVPQRSSAYISQHDLHIGEMTVRETLAFSARCQGVGSSYEMLAELSRREKDANIKPDPDLDIYMKAASLEGQEASVVTEYIIKILGLEVCADTVVGDEMFRGISGGQKKRVTTGEMMVGPARALFMDEISTGLDSSTTFQIVNSIRQSIHILQGTSVISLLQPAPETYDLFDDIILLSDGQIVYQGPRENVLEFFEYMGFKCPERKGVADFLQEVTSKKDQEQYWTKRDEAYIFVTSREFAEAFQSFHIGRRIGDELATPFDRSKSHSAALTTKKYGVSKKELFKACISREYLLMKRNSFVYTFKMTQLILMASITMTLFLRTEMPKDTFIDGTIFMGALFFALVTITFNGFSELSLSILKLPVFYKQRDLLFFPAWAYSIPTWVLKIPVTVVEVATWVIMTYYVIGFDSDPARFFKQMFLLICIHQMSSALFRFIASLGRNIIVANTFGSFGLLTIFVLGGFILARDDIKGWWIWCYWFSPMMYGQNGLAVNEFLGESWRKISPNSTETIGVLVLKSRGIFPEAYWYWIAVAASIGYMFLFNICFTLALEYLNPFGSPQAVLSEESMAARQAMKINEAGDIKKRGMVLPFVPLSIAFDDIRYAVDMPQEMKAQVVAQDRLELLKGVSGAFRPGVLTALMGISGAGKTTLMDVLAGRKTGGYIDGRITISGYPKKQETFARVAGYCEQTDIHSPHVTVSESLQYSAWLRLPPEVDSATRQMFVEEVMELVELVPLREALVGLPGVNGLSTEQRKRLTIAVELVANPSIIFMDEPTSGLDARAAAIVMRTVRNTVDTGRTVVCTIHQPSIDIFDAFDELFLLKRGGEEIYVGPLGRLSSHLIKYFEEINGVQKIKDGYNPATWMLEVTSAAQETTLGVDFAELYKNSELYKRNKDLVKESSKPIPGSSDIEFRTQYSQSFWTQCMACLWKQNWSYWRNPQYTAVRFLFTTFIALMFGTIFWDMGSKRRNQQDLFNAMGSMYAAILFIGVQNATSVQPVVSIERTVFYRERAAGMYSALPYAFGQVMIEIPYIFVQTIVYGLIVYGMIGFEWTAVKFLWFLFFMYFTFLYFTFYGMMTVAVTPNHNFAAIISSAFYAIWNLFSGFIVPRTRIPIWWRWYYYICPIAWTLYGLVASQFGDITDRLDTGETVADFVHDFFGFEFDFVKYVAVIIVGFTVLFGFIFAYSIKAFNFQKR
- the LOC122599032 gene encoding pleiotropic drug resistance protein 1-like isoform X4, which encodes MEGGDVFRVSSARISSSNIWRSSGRDIFSRSSVEEDDEEALKWAAIEKLPTHLRLERGILTEEKGQPREIDIKNLDLVEKRNLLERLVKITEEDNEKFLLKLKDRIDRVGLELPTIEVRYEHLNIDAEVYLGGRALPTVFNFVVNILQGLINNLHILPNRKIPLPILHDVSGIIKPGRMTLLLGPPNSGKTTLLLALAGKLGKDLKVSGRVTYNGHEMKEFVPQRSSAYISQHDLHIGEMTVRETLAFSARCQGVGSSYEMLAELSRREKDANIKPDPDLDIYMKAASLEGQEASVVTEYIIKILGLEVCADTVVGDEMFRGISGGQKKRVTTGEMMVGPARALFMDEISTGLDSSTTFQIVNSIRQSIHILQGTSVISLLQPAPETYDLFDDIILLSDGQIVYQGPRENVLEFFEYMGFKCPERKGVADFLQEVTSKKDQEQYWTKRDEAYIFVTSREFAEAFQSFHIGRRIGDELATPFDRSKSHSAALTTKKYGVSKKELFKACISREYLLMKRNSFVYTFKMTQLILMASITMTLFLRTEMPKDTFIDGTIFMGALFFALVTITFNGFSELSLSILKLPVFYKQRDLLFFPAWAYSIPTWVLKIPVTVVEVATWVIMTYYVIGFDSDPARFFKQMFLLICIHQMSSALFRFIASLGRNIIVANTFGSFGLLTIFVLGGFILARDDIKGWWIWCYWFSPMMYGQNGLAVNEFLGESWRKISPNSTETIGVLVLKSRGIFPEAYWYWIAVAASIGYMFLFNICFTLALEYLNPFGSPQAVLSEESMAARQNEVRMSSRVGNINEAGDIKKRGMVLPFVPLSIAFDDIRYAVDMPQEMKAQVVAQDRLELLKGVSGAFRPGVLTALMGISGAGKTTLMDVLAGRKTGGYIDGRITISGYPKKQETFARVAGYCEQTDIHSPHVTVSESLQYSAWLRLPPEVDSATRQMFVEEVMELVELVPLREALVGLPGVNGLSTEQRKRLTIAVELVANPSIIFMDEPTSGLDARAAAIVMRTVRNTVDTGRTVVCTIHQPSIDIFDAFDELFLLKRGGEEIYVGPLGRLSSHLIKYFEEINGVQKIKDGYNPATWMLEVTSAAQETTLGVDFAELYKNSELYKRNKDLVKESSKPIPGSSDIEFRTQYSQSFWTQCMACLWKQNWSYWRNPQYTAVRFLFTTFIALMFGTIFWDMGSKRRNQQDLFNAMGSMYAAILFIGVQNATSVQPVVSIERTVFYRERAAGMYSALPYAFGQVMIEIPYIFVQTIVYGLIVYGMIGFEWTAVKFLWFLFFMYFTFLYFTFYGMMTVAVTPNHNFAAIISSAFYAIWNLFSGFIVPRTRIPIWWRWYYYICPIAWTLYGLVASQFGDITDRLDTGETVADFVHDFFGFEFDFVKYVAVIIVGFTVLFGFIFAYSIKAFNFQKR
- the LOC122599032 gene encoding pleiotropic drug resistance protein 1-like isoform X11 — its product is MEGGDVFRVSSARISSSNIWRSSGRDIFSRSSVEEDDEEALKWAAIEKLPTHLRLERGILTEEKGQPREIDIKNLDLVEKRNLLERLVKITEEDNEKFLLKLKDRIDRVGLELPTIEVRYEHLNIDAEVYLGGRALPTVFNFVVNILQGLINNLHILPNRKIPLPILHDVSGIIKPGRMTLLLGPPNSGKTTLLLALAGKLGKDLKVSGRVTYNGHEMKEFVPQRSSAYISQHDLHIGEMTVRETLAFSARCQGVGSSYEMLAELSRREKDANIKPDPDLDIYMKAASLEGQEASVVTEYIIKILGLEVCADTVVGDEMFRGISGGQKKRVTTGEMMVGPARALFMDEISTGLDSSTTFQIVNSIRQSIHILQGTSVISLLQPAPETYDLFDDIILLSDGQIVYQGPRENVLEFFEYMGFKCPERKGVADFLQEVTSKKDQEQYWTKRDEAYIFVTSREFAEAFQSFHIGRRIGDELATPFDRSKSHSAALTTKKYGVSKKELFKACISREYLLMKRNSFVYTFKMTQLILMASITMTLFLRTEMPKDTFIDGTIFMGALFFALVTITFNGFSELSLSILKLPVFYKQRDLLFFPAWAYSIPTWVLKIPVTVVEVATWVIMTYYVIGFDSDPARFFKQMFLLICIHQMSSALFRFIASLGRNIIVANTFGSFGLLTIFVLGGFILARDDIKGWWIWCYWFSPMMYGQNGLAVNEFLGESWRKISPNSTETIGVLVLKSRGIFPEAYWYWIAVAASIGYMFLFNICFTLALEYLNPFGKKKNEVRMSSRVGNINEAGDIKKRGMVLPFVPLSIAFDDIRYAVDMPQEMKAQVVAQDRLELLKGVSGAFRPGVLTALMGISGAGKTTLMDVLAGRKTGGYIDGRITISGYPKKQETFARVAGYCEQTDIHSPHVTVSESLQYSAWLRLPPEVDSATRQMFVEEVMELVELVPLREALVGLPGVNGLSTEQRKRLTIAVELVANPSIIFMDEPTSGLDARAAAIVMRTVRNTVDTGRTVVCTIHQPSIDIFDAFDELFLLKRGGEEIYVGPLGRLSSHLIKYFEEINGVQKIKDGYNPATWMLEVTSAAQETTLGVDFAELYKNSELYKRNKDLVKESSKPIPGSSDIEFRTQYSQSFWTQCMACLWKQNWSYWRNPQYTAVRFLFTTFIALMFGTIFWDMGSKRRNQQDLFNAMGSMYAAILFIGVQNATSVQPVVSIERTVFYRERAAGMYSALPYAFGQVMIEIPYIFVQTIVYGLIVYGMIGFEWTAVKFLWFLFFMYFTFLYFTFYGMMTVAVTPNHNFAAIISSAFYAIWNLFSGFIVPRTRIPIWWRWYYYICPIAWTLYGLVASQFGDITDRLDTGETVADFVHDFFGFEFDFVKYVAVIIVGFTVLFGFIFAYSIKAFNFQKR